A genomic window from Sphingobacterium spiritivorum includes:
- a CDS encoding glycoside hydrolase family 88 protein, with the protein MKGLISIIGLMCVLVILTAQTKTGQNQGKLHLSAAYIDTQLKDAVEQYKYMATRLNEPGRLPKTYYANKDSLETSSPEWWTSGFYPGTLLYLYEYAGDPVLKAEADKMLRILEKEKDDKTTHDLGFMLYCSFGNANRLQPSAHYKQVLLTGAESLISRFNSKVGCIKSWDLVNSKWQFPVIIDNMMNLEFLNWASRESGDQKYINISKTHANTTLKHHFRDDYSSYHVVDYDSISGEVRNRHTAQGARHESAWARGQTWGLYGYTMMYRDTKDVIYLNQAIHIAEFILNHPNLPKDGIPYWDFNADNITQAKRDASAAAIIASALLELQSYVNKEQQEKYLLAAEKMLKSLGSKNYKAKKGTNGGFILEHSVGHIPANFEIDVPLTYADYYYVEALMRYKALL; encoded by the coding sequence ATGAAGGGATTAATTTCAATTATAGGGCTGATGTGTGTATTGGTAATACTCACCGCACAAACCAAAACAGGGCAGAATCAAGGAAAGTTGCACTTATCTGCGGCATATATAGATACACAGCTTAAGGATGCGGTGGAACAATATAAGTATATGGCCACAAGACTGAATGAACCAGGTCGTCTTCCTAAAACGTATTATGCAAATAAGGATTCTCTGGAAACGAGTAGCCCGGAATGGTGGACATCCGGCTTCTATCCGGGGACATTACTTTATCTTTATGAATATGCCGGAGATCCTGTCCTCAAAGCAGAAGCAGATAAGATGCTCCGGATACTTGAAAAAGAAAAGGATGATAAAACTACCCATGATCTGGGCTTTATGCTCTATTGTAGCTTCGGCAATGCGAATCGCCTGCAGCCAAGTGCACATTATAAGCAAGTATTGTTGACAGGTGCTGAATCACTGATCTCACGTTTCAATAGCAAAGTCGGCTGTATCAAGTCCTGGGATCTTGTCAATAGTAAATGGCAATTTCCGGTAATTATTGATAACATGATGAATCTCGAATTCCTTAATTGGGCCTCTCGTGAAAGTGGTGATCAGAAATATATCAATATTTCTAAAACTCACGCAAATACAACATTGAAACATCATTTCAGGGACGATTACAGCTCTTATCATGTTGTAGATTATGATTCCATCTCAGGTGAAGTCAGAAACAGGCATACAGCTCAGGGTGCCAGACATGAGTCCGCATGGGCGCGTGGACAGACATGGGGATTGTACGGTTATACTATGATGTATAGGGATACCAAAGATGTAATTTATCTTAATCAGGCCATTCACATCGCAGAGTTTATATTAAATCATCCCAATCTGCCCAAAGACGGCATTCCTTACTGGGATTTCAATGCTGATAATATTACGCAGGCTAAACGAGATGCTTCTGCAGCAGCTATCATTGCCTCAGCTTTGCTCGAGTTACAGTCTTATGTCAACAAAGAACAGCAGGAAAAGTATCTGCTAGCTGCGGAAAAAATGTTGAAAAGTCTGGGGTCAAAAAATTACAAAGCGAAAAAAGGTACCAATGGAGGTTTTATATTAGAGCATTCCGTAGGCCATATTCCTGCTAATTTCGAAATAGATGTACCCCTGACTTATGCTGATTATTATTATGTAGAGGCACTTATGCGCTATAAAGCATTGTTATAG